TCAGCTTCCAGAGTTGTTCTAAGTCGAACTATTTTAGTTTTAACTAACTTTGTAGAAAATAACATCAATATTTATGACGGCAAATTAGTATCACCGAATATataatgaaatatattttcatgatATACTTATTTGATATGGTAGATGTTTTTTTTACTGAAAGTTGATTAAACTTAAGGTAGTTTGACTTAGGCCATTTTATTGATTTATTTTGGGAGCTAGGGAGAGCAATAAGCTGAACTGCAATTAATTACCATCCTTTGAACAAGGCGAAGGGTGCGTAGACATCAACAAGATGCATCACAAACTTGTACTTGCGGTTGAGGTCGTTGTAAAGCCGCGAGAAGAGCCCACAAAGCAGCAGATTCACCAAGTGCAGAATCTACAGTGCACATCAGCTCACTTTAGTGATTGAGACAACAACAACAAGAGGATatttaaatatatttctaaaatTTAGATATTAATTAAAATTAATCTAGCTAGCTAGAGGGATTACGATAAATTAACCCCTCTTAAAAAGGCGTACATACATTAATAAATTATTCAGAACTAGCTAGCTAGAGGGGTTTATGATAATATATCACTAATCTGACCTCTAGAGGCAGCTTGAAGGTGAGCATCATGTAGAGGTGGAACTGCGCAACGGTGGGGAAAAAACGCATCTCCCTGGTGGGGATGACCTTGCCGTCCTTCCCCACGCGCGGGTTCGGGTAGAAGTGCCGGCGGCCGGACTCGTACAGCACGGAGTAGGTGACCGGGTTGCGCAGCGACGAGGTGACGTGGTACACCGGCGGTGgtaccgccgccgcctcctccgagTGCGCCACCATGGCCGCCATCATGGCGTTGGCCACCATGTCCCCCGGGATGACGTCCATGACGAGTCCCAGGTCGGCGAGGAAGCACGACAGGTTCTGCTTGGCGTACCCGATGATGAGCGTGTCGATGGTGCGGGTGCCCTGCATCCACCCGGGCAGCGGGTCTGCCAGCACGCTGGTGATGATGCTAGGGCGCATGATCACCACGGGCGCCATGTCCGTCGTCCCCCGGAGCTGCAGCTCCTCCAGCAGCAGCATCTCGCCCATGGCCTTGGTGAAGACGTACGTGTTGGACCACCCGAAGTGGCGAGCCCTCTGGAGGCCCAGCTCCTTCATCGCCTTCGTCTCCGTCGTCTTCAGCTCATGACGGCTGGCGTCCGCCATGAGCTCCTTCTTGGCTTCGCTGACGAGCCGCAGCTCGGCGTCGACGTCGAGGTACCTGCCCTCCCGCCGAGACTCGCCGGGTTGGATGGGATTCTCCAGGATGAGCCCGTCCCTGTCGCCGCAGACATAAGCTGCAAAGCGTACGTGCGGGTAGACCAGGGTCTTTTTTAGTTGtaacttttttttataaaatggtgtaacattttcgtttgtattggacaaatattgtctaatcagtgAGATCAATTGACATCGCTCTGTTCTTGCATGCATTAGGAGTCGTTGTACTGATACTGACCAGTGGAGACATGCATAAACATCTTGAGGTTGGAGCACTGCTGGGCGAACTGGCAAAGGTGCTTCACCCCCATCACGTTCACATCCAACGAGACATCATATCTACACAACTCATCAAAAATACATAGTAACATTACCGTTTTCCTTCAAATAATTATTTCTCAAATAAAGATTATTGCACTAATAATAATAACCTTTCATAGAAGTTGGTGGTTGCCGCAATGTTGACAATGATGTCTATGTCCTTGGCCAGAGTCTCCAGCTTAGGAGTTTCTAATCCCAGGTTGTCGCAGATGATGTCCCCAGGCAAGGCAACAATCTTGTCCTGGATGAACTGCTGGAACACGTCGCCGTGCTTCTCTCTCAGCTTGCCGAACAGATCGGTGCCAAtcacctgcatgcatgcatgcacgcaccacggaattattttaaataaatatatcatcatcatcatcatgaaCGCACCACGGAATTGCACGGAATTATGTTACGCAAAGTGAAAAATAGAGGGGGCATGTTTCGGGTAGTATTAATTGCTGGAGATGCAGTTGTTAGTTGTGAGACAAAGTaggcagattcggctgataagcccaAACGAACAAGGCTTGACCGTTGTTAGTTGTTGGCTGATAATTATTCCTTTGCTGAATATAAGTATTGGAGCAAGTTGCCAAGCATGAAAATGAACTCCAGTACGGATGAATCCAATTATCCCCTCATTCAATCAAATTTTGGTGTTAGACTAGCTTGAATTGAGAAGTGACCGCGTACTCTGTAGTGTCCATTACTGATGAGGGGAGATATCATGAATACATGATGGAGATACGGCAGCATGTACTGATATGTGCCAAAAACGTCTTCAGTCGTCTTAGGACGACTTTTAATGTTCGTAACACAAACTAGCTAGTATTAAGACGAGACCCACATATATATGGCCACGCGTTATAAAGTCTAGCTTTTGCAAGATACTATGCAGAATGGATCTCTACACAAGGCATCCTAAGTCCTAACTTATATTAGACTCTTAGAGTCATGGCGTTCACCATGCATCATATACATACCTCATCATATATTCAGGGATCAAGAGGCGGACATGAAAATTATGGAAAAGATGGAGGAAATCGCAGTGCTACTACTATATAAttctatcttgaaaagatataCTTAAATCCAatatcttaaatttgactaggttcatATGAAATGAATAGTGTCAACATTTATGATCCAACAAATtatgtatactatgaaaatatattgcATAACAaatataatgatacttatttggtATATAATAGATATTAGCATTTTTTAACAAATGAACAAATTTGTTAGCAATATTTTTTAGAATTGCGTCTTTTGAGAGAGCTAGCAGTTGTCAATTAACATGTAGGGTTGTACTAGTAAAAAGCTAAGATAGGTACTAGTAACTAGTGTAGTATGGCGCCCGCATATCCACTACTAGATTCCAGCATTTTGCCGTGTGCCACTTGCACTCAGCAAAGAAACATATACACACGGCATAATCGTTGCCGTGAGCGATACTGGCTTCCACCGTACGGCAAAGCAATTGACGACAAACACGTTCTTTGTCGTGTGCTGCGGTACATCCACATATTTTTACCGTGTATTAAATtccacactcggcaaagaacagAGTAACGGACGATGGCCTAACGGCCGTTATGATAATTTGCTGTGggtggcacacggcaaagtttGCCATGAGACATGAGCTGCACTCGGCAATTATAGTTTGTCGTGGGCTAAAAGTGGAGCGCACGACAAACATGGAAGCTTTCCGTGTGTTTCACgctggacactcggcaaactttAACACTTTGCCGTGTGTTTTGGCTCTTGATCTCGGTAAAAATGGAAGTTTTGCCGTGTATTTTGGTTCCTGCTCTCGATAAAACGGTTTCCAGGTCCTCAATCCCtgcgctctttgccgagtgttattgcattgacactcggcaaagtgtgTAGAGGCAGCTGGCGGCGCTGGCTGTAGTTAACGGCAACTAATGTTAAGCCGAGTGCCTTCTCTTCGTCGTGGGCAGCTCTCGGCAAAACACTCATTTTGCCGTGTGTCTCGTTTTTGCCGAGGGTTTGGCGCTGGACACACGGTAAAAAGAGCTTGTGCCATGTGCCACGTTCTTTGCCCACGGCAAACATGCGGGCATACGGCAAATTCTCGGTTTCCAGTAGTGATCAGACCATCCAGTTGCTGAAAAATTGCAACACTGCCTCCGATTCTGCCCGGACGGAGTGAGCAGTGTGAGGACTGCATGTACGTGCTGcggttaggccctgtttagattgtagatgaaaattttttggatgttacatcggatgtgtcggaaggatgtcgggaggagtttttagaaactaataaaaaaacaaattacatagctcgtcagaaaactgcaagacaaatttattaagcataattaatttatcattagcatatgtgggttactgtagcacttaaggttaatcatgaagtaactaggcttaaaagattcgtctattCGATGGAATGgataaaaaatttttgggtggggacAGGGCCTTAACAGGCACTGTACTATAAAAGCAAGAGAGAGAAGTAACAACCTCTTGTTGGACGCGTTGCTTTGCAGATGACTCGTTCGTCCCTCGTACAAGAAGGTAGATCTTGTTGACATCAGGCTGCACCCGGagtatcttctccacaagaactGTATGCATGTATAAGCCACTTATATATTActattatataataaaatacaaGACAAACTGATCAACAATACTACAAATCTATAtataagtgtgtgtgtgtgcgcgcgcgcatACTCTTCCCAAGAAAGCCAGTTGCGCCAGTGATGAGGATTCTCTTGCCCTTGAAATACGCTACGATCCTCGCCGCGTCCATGCTCTCGTACATCGATGACGTACGTACGGTTGGTCTCTCTCCCCAGCAGCCTGAGCCACCTCTATACTACTATTTCTGTGTGTGCTAATCTTGCTTCATCAGGGTGAGAGAAATGAGGACACAAGTGCTATGGTGCTGGTGGAGCAGCAGGTAGCATATGCGCATCTATTTATACACACACTGCACAGACAAACAGTCATTTCTGAAGTGTTTCCTGGGGTATGTGTGTTGTTTGTGGGGGCAAAATGGAAACGTGGCAGAGGATGATCTCGGTGCAAGCTAGCCTAATTAAAACTTAGGCAGAAGATAGAAGCCGCCGCATCATGTCAGGCGAATAGCGACGAACTCGGTAGTTGGACAGCGGGAGATCGGGCCCGGTACGGTGTTCTTGGAGCTAGCTACGAGCCTACTGACCTGATTATAGATAGGGTGAGGGTGGGCTGTGTAAGCCCCTAGCCGCCGGTGATCACCGGGACGTGAGCATCGCAATGGGGTCGAGAAGTGAGCACGAGGACGAACAGAGGAACACCTCTGCACGCGACTGCGTTTTCTGATTCAATTCTCATCTGTTTTAGTCTTACAGCAACTAGCATCTTATATGCCTAAAGACCTGACATcttggtcccacatgtcatactgaAATAAACCGACACCATTACATATTACGCTTAACGAATAATAGAAACGTATCCTGCGAATACGCCTTCAGCCACGGGTTGTGACATCTCCCCCCGCCGAAGATCCTGCTGGTCCCCAGGCAGGCGCCGATGGAAACCTGTCCCTGAGAACATTGTAGTCTTCCCATGTCACCACCGTGTCTGGTAAACCAGTCCATGTGACTTGAACTTGTGGGACAGCAGTACTCCCCTTGCGCACCAGACGACGCTGCAAGATTGTCGCCGGTTCAGCATCAGTAGCCTGCAGATCAGTGACACAGTGGGTAGTGTCGAGTAAACAGGTGAGAAATTTGGAGTGAATGGCTTCAACTGGGATATGTGGAAAACTGGATGAATGTCACTGTGACTTGGAAGTTCCAGTTTGTACGCAACCGCTCCAATCTTCTCCAGAATACGATATGGACCATAGTACTTGAAAGCCAACTTCGGATAAGGTCAACTGGCAACAGATGATTGGGTGTAAGGTTGAAGCTTCAGAAGAACTTGATCACCCACTGAGAATTCCTTGTCCAGCCGATGTTTGTCCGCTTGCACTTTCATTCTGTTCTGTGCTTGCAGCAGACGCTGTTTCAACAGTTCCAAATGTTCAGCTCGATGTGTAATGACTTCTGCAACCTCTATTGGGGTATCTGGGGTGGTTAATGGATAGCCACCCAGATTAGGATCAATGCCATACAGAGCTTTTGCAGGAGAACAGCCCAGAGCAGAATGATGAGAAGAATTATACCAAATTTGGGCCAAAGGCAACCATGCTTTCCAAGTAGTGGGGGCATCCTGGACTGCACAGCGCACATACATCTCCAAACATTGGTTTAGCCTTTCAGTTTGGCCATCAGTCTGAGGATGATATGCTGTGGACAGTGATAATGTGATTTTGTACTTAGTGAACAGGTGCTGCCAGAACCGGCTTGTAAAAATTTGATCCCTATCACTAACTATACTCCTTGGTAAGCCATATAATTTGACAATGTTGTCTAAAAAAGCATGAGCCACTATAGTAGCTGTATAAGGATGCTTGAGAGGAATAAAATGGCCATACTTGGTCAATCTGTCAATGATCACCAGGATGACAGTATAACCTTCAGACTTTGGAAGCCCTTCAATAAAATCCATGGAGATATCCTGCCAAACTCTAGATGGAATTGGTAATGGTTGCAGCAACCCAGCAGGAAGAGTAGTAGAGTGCTTACTCTTCTGGCAAATCTCACATTGCTTAACAAAGTTGTCCACATCAGCCTTGAGACCCTTCCAGTAAAATAACTTCCTCATTCTGTGAtaagtagcccctactccagaaTGACCCCCAAGTGCTGAAGAATGAAATGCAGCAATTAACTTTGTTTGGAGAGCTGAATTGTTACCTACCCAGATTTGGGTGCCCTTCTTGATAATGCCTTGATCCAGGTAGAAACCTTGACTGTTGGGACTAGAAATGGCCAGTTGTGCCAACAATTCTTGAGACTGAGTGTCAGTTGCATAAGAGTTAAGCACTTCTTGAAGCCATTGAGGTTGGAGCAATGAAACTGCATGAAGGGCCAGGAGATGAGGCATCCTAGATAGATCGACCATCAGCTGCTAAATTCTCCTTCCCCTTTCTATAGATGATTTTGAACTGAAGTCCCATGAGTCTGGTCATTGCCTTCCTTTGCATGTCACTATGCAGGTTTTGCTCATTGAGGTAGGAAAGAGACTTGTGATCAGTCAGGATCTGGAACTCTTGTCTCTGAAGGTAGGGCCTCCATTTCTCCACTGCCAAAATCAAAGCCAAGAATTCTTTTTCATAGATGAACATGTTTTTGTGTTTCTCCCCCAGACCTTTACTGAGATATGCAATTGGTTGGCCTGACTGCATGAGCACAACACCAATACCATCAGCACATGCATCTGTTTCCACCTGAAATGGTAGTTGAAAATTGGGTAAACTCAGGACAGGAGTGGTAGTCATGGCAACCTTCAGATTATCAAAGGATTCTTGAGCTTGAGCATTCCACTGAAAGGTTTTGAGCCTCAAGATGTTGGTTAATGGTTTTGCAATGATCCCATACCCTCTCACAAATCTTCTGTAATATCCTGTGAGTCCTAAGAATCCCCTGAGCTCAGTCATTGTAGTGGGCACAGGCCAAGCAAGCATGTCCCTTGTTTTGGCTGGGTCAGTAGCTACTCCAGCATCAGAAATGATGTGACCCAAATACTCAATGCTAGACTGAGCAAATGAACACTTAAGAGCCTTCAGATACAACTGATTCTTCCTGAGGACCCCAAACACTTGCTGAATGTGCTCCAAATGATCAGCCATGTTTGCACTATAAATCAGAATGTCATCTAGGAATACTAACACAAATTTTCTCAAGAAGGGTTGGAGAAGTTAATTCATGAGACACTAGAAGGTTGCTGGTGCATTAGTCAAGCCAAAAGGCATGACCTTGTACTCATAATGTCCTTGATGTGTTTTAAAGGCTGTTTTGTACTCATCAGATGGACACATTctaatttggtgatacccagatttCATATCAAGCTTAGTGAACAGCCTAGCTCCAGACAGTTCATCCAAAATTTCCTCCACAATTGGCAAAGGGAATATGTTTTTAATAGTCATAGCATTCAGCTTTctgtaatccacacacatcctccagcTGCCATCTTTTTTTTGACTAGGAGAACTGGTGAGGCAAAAGGACTGTGACTGTGTGTAATGAGGCCATCAGtcaacagctgctgcacctgGGACTCAATCTCAGATTTGTGATGTGGGGAATAGTGATAAGGGCGAGCATTGATTGGTATGGCATCAGGGTATAATGGAATGGCATGATCATATACCCTCTGAGGAGGCAGTTGTTTGGGATCTTGAAAAATGTCAGCATATTGGACCAACAAATCCTGCAGTGCTTCCTGATTTTTGGTTGAAGGAGGTACTGCACCCACTGGAGGGTCTGACACTGACCTGATCACAGCACATGCCCAAATATCATTGGCTTGCAAAGACTTGCACACTTGTTTGGCATAAATTGCCTGAACAGCTGAAGTTGGGGAAGGAACTGTCTGAATTGTAATGATCTGGCCCTGATGAGGAAACTGTAGTGATTTGTGCTCCCAGTCACAGTACATGGGACTAACTGTTTTGAGCCAGTCCATACCCAGAATGGCATCATAGGGCAACTTATCTAACACAATCATGTCAGTAACAAATGTATGGCCCTGCAAATACCACTCCAAATCTTTGACCATTCTATTAGTGTGCATTTGTTGATCATTAGCTAATGAAACTTGGTGAGTAGCAATTGGAACAGAAGGTAGGCGAGTAAGATCAACAAACTGGGAATTGATGAAAGAGTTGGTACTACCAGAATCTATCAGAATTAGCATGGTTTTGTTTCTGATAGTTGCCTTTAATTTCACAGTATCAGGTTCAGTAGTACTAGCCATAGCATTGATAGCTAAGTTACCAAAACTCTCAGTCAACAATTCATCCACAGCAAATTCATTAAGGATATCATCACTCAATGGTCTATCAAGATCATTAACAACCAGAGCATTGAGTTGTTTGTTACCTCTTTTACTGCAGACCTCGGCATGACCAGGTTCATATTTCTCACCACAAGAATAGCAAAGGTTGTTGGCCTTTCTGTAGTCCCGGAGTTGCTTGTCTCTCCAAAGATTGGTATATGTAGTGGCTTGTTTAGCTTCAGGTTTGGCAGCAAAAGGTTTAGGAGCCATGGGCTTAGCTGGACCCTTAAGCTTGCTGCGATCCACAACTTTCTGTTGGATTTTAGCAATAATGACAGCTCTATCCACAGTTGTAGGTACTTGAGGCTCTACCACTGCTCTGATGTCCTCTCGAAGACCTTTGACAAACTGAGTTGCAAAGAATACAGGATCATCATGACCCTCATGCATAGTAACATCATACTGCAAGGACTGAAACTGAGAGGCATAATCTTCAACAGTAGTGGTTTGCCTCAAATCCAGGAGCTCACTCATTGCAGATCTGTGATCATCATTGCCAAACTTGGACTGTATATCCTCAGCAAATTTCTTCCACTTGACATCAGGATGCTGAAGCTGATATACTTGCCACCACTTAGCTGCATTCTCCTGAAGATGCATAGAGGCTGCTTCCACCCACAGTTTCTTCTCCATGTTGTAAATCTTGAAGTATCTGGTGCACTTGTCTAGCCAAATTTTTGGTTGAGTGCCATCAAAGAAGGGAAACTGCATCTTGGGAATAGCATGATGAGGCATGGAGTTCCTATCATTGTGAGGACGGTGATGTCGATGAGAGCCTCTATGTCTGCGATGAGAAGGTCCACTGCCAGTAGCAAACTCATTCTGGAATGAGTCCACATCCTCCTCCTTAGAGAGGCCAGAACTGTTGTTGACAGACTGCGGTGGTGTTGGCCGCTCTCTTTGAATCAATTGAGAAATAGCATCCCCATTAGCCAACACTTGCTGAGCCACAAGCTTCTGATCATCCAGACACTTAGTCAGTCGAGTGGTGGTGTTGGTCATATCTGATTTCATCTCCTGTTGAATTTTACCCAGATCATTCATCCTGGCAAACATGAGATTAAAATTCTCCTGCATATCCTCACGGAACTGCCGCTCAGCCTCAGCGTTAGCAGCCATCTGAGTCAACACAAACTGAGTTTGAGTAGAAGGAACAGGATTAGCCGGCTGTCGCCTGGGAGCCGTGATGACTATTTGGAGCAGCAACAACACAAAATGCAACAAGGACCGAACAGCTGGTTTGGCCTAGCCTCCCCACAAGTGTTCTGCCCCAAATCACTGCCGCCTGGAACGAAGGCGCGACCTCGGGATTTCACACGGAGACTTGCTCCGCAACCTGGGTCGACAGACCGTTCCTCGCCACACGCCACCACTAGTAAATCGAAGCTGACTTACGGAATTTTACACGCAGACAATTGCTACGCAACCCTGGGTCGAAATCGACGCTAGTATCACGGAAAGTAGTGAGCGAAGAGGAATAAGCTCATAGTGGTTCACGCCGCCGAACCCTAGTGTCGATGCAGACCCCAGTCGATGAAGAgacgccgacgacgacgctgGTGGAGGTTGACGCGTCGCCATAGAGGATGgtgatgaagccgccgccgccgatgggGAAGACGACGCGCGCGAAGAGAGATCCGGACCTCGATTTGGTGGGTGGGGTGGGTGGGTAACGAATCGGAGGTGAGACAACCAGAAATCGACGCAGAAGCGAGATTAATTCGCGGCGGCCGAAGCTGCTGCGAGAACTCGTTCCGCCTCCGACCTGCTGCTCCGATGAACTCCAAATCGCTACGGGAGGGTGGGTAGGGATTGTGAGGCCGAGGATCGATAAGCTTCTGATACCATTGTAAGCCCCTGGCCGCCAGTGATCACCGGGACGTGAGCATCGCAATGGGATCGAGAAGTGAGCACGAGGACGAACAGAGGAACACCTCTGCACGTGACTGCGTTTTCTGATTCAATTCTCATCTGTTTTAGTCTTACAGCAACTGGCATCTTATATGCCTAAAGACCTGACATcttggtcccacatgtcatactgaAATAAACCGACACTATTACATATTACGCTTAACGAATAATAGAAACTATCCTGCGAATACGCCTTCAGCCACGGGTTGTGACAGGCTGTTGgacacatcgaatgtttggtcTCGCTATACCCATGCTCCTGCACTTGCTGGAATTTAAGAGAGAAACATTAGAAGTTCGTGCTAAttctataattaataaaaataaCTCATCTTTGCTAGCTTTCTCTCTTTATTTTTCTAGCACAGCACTCAATAAAGACAGCTCTGCTATATCTCACCTTTTATTTGTTCCTCTCAGCCACTGGACACAAAACCATGCCAATTTTTACAGCCACGTTTTTTTTTCATCTGCTGATCGAAACCAGTGTAAAATTGAGTGATTCATACTTTAATACATCATATTATTATCTCCTGCTTGCTTCCTTCTGCAAATAGGCAAGGATGACTGGAAAAGGCAAATTTATTGTTTCTCAATTTTTGCCAActctttagggcctgtttagattgagaacgaaaattttttgagtgtcacatcggatgtgtcggaaggatgtcgggagaggtttttagaaactaataaaaaaacaaattacatagctcatcagaaaactgcaagacaaatttattaagcataattaatctgtcattagcatatgtgggttactgtagcacttaaggctaatcatggagtaactaggcttaaaagattcgtctcgcgattctcaactaaactgtgtaattagtttattttttatctacatttaatgttccatgcatgtgtccaaagattcgatgggatggatgaaaaatttttaggtgggaaactaaacagggccttagtataAATTGTATCAATGAGTCCCTAATCTTAGTTGACTACGTATTCCAtgactttgccgtgtgcccgaaGCACTCGGCAAATGCCCAGATGCACATGGCAAAGTATTTGCCGAGTATCGTCCACGGCAAACCGCACACAGCAAACATACTGACGACATTAAGGCACATTGCCGTGGGCAAACGCCATAGCACATGGCAACCTTTGTCGTGTGCCCATGTTGACCCTCGGCAGAAAAAGTGTAACACAGCGAAGCTTCGCCGTGTGCCTATATCAACACTCGGCAAAACATGTATGTAGACAAAATAAAAgagaaaactaaaaaaaataaatattttgccgTGTGTCTGGCTAGAGGCACACGACAAATTTTACAAGTTTGTCGAGTGTCACATGCATGGcacacaacaaacttgtagactTTGCCATGTGCCACATGCACGGCACACGGTAAACCCGTCACCTTTGTCGTGTGCCGCTGATCGAACAGCCACACCGCAAACCCATgtcgtttttttttctttttatttttcatcgttttcctttttttatttttctctttcttgtttttatttttcatatttttcctttttcaatttttttcttttttatttccttttatgtttttctctttcttctttttttgtttttcttttttttccaacTTTGTCGTGTGTGCTAGGCTACGGGGCACACAACAAATGcccactttgccgagtgctgcctAACTAGCACACGCCAAATAATTTGTTATTCCTCCACTTTTTATTTTCCGCAACATATTTTACTAAATTGTTCTAAGGTATTAGGAACATTCTTTGTCAAATTAACTCAACAATGCATATCTGATGTTTATATGAATATTACACCATTATTTCATACGACTATTTCACAAATTTATTTTTTCTCAATTAAAATCATATAATTGCTGCAAATACATTAAAATTCGCAAGCGGGTCCAAAAATGTTCAAAAACTTCACACGACAGAATCAATGTGGTGTGTTTCCTATACAAAATGTTTTGAAGTCATACCCCAACACAAAATTTGAATCGACTCCAAATCATACCTCTTCATTCTCAGCTCTCTACATCTTCGGCTATTCTTTCGTTTGTAACCAATGTATGTGACAACTTGCACGAAACATTCTCAAACTTTTTCCACAACCTCCATGTATAATAACATGACATATGTACAAATTTCATGTTTTTCTAACTTTGTTaccattttttatatttttaagaaTGTTCAGCCACATGTTTGTGGTCATGTCTCCTGAACTAGATGTTCGAAattcctttttgttttgaagGTACATTCTCAAGTACCCGGATGTCCAAACCCATGGGCTTGGTCAAGGGCTCGTGGACCACTGCACCACACTGCGCCTTCTTT
This window of the Sorghum bicolor cultivar BTx623 chromosome 7, Sorghum_bicolor_NCBIv3, whole genome shotgun sequence genome carries:
- the LOC8057990 gene encoding fatty acyl-CoA reductase 1 isoform X2, with the protein product MYESMDAARIVAYFKGKRILITGATGFLGKILVEKILRVQPDVNKIYLLVRGTNESSAKQRVQQEVIGTDLFGKLREKHGDVFQQFIQDKIVALPGDIICDNLGLETPKLETLAKDIDIIVNIAATTNFYERYDVSLDVNVMGVKHLCQFAQQCSNLKMFMHVSTAYVCGDRDGLILENPIQPGESRREGRYLDVDAELRLVSEAKKELMADASRHELKTTETKAMKELGLQRARHFGWSNTYVFTKAMGEMLLLEELQLRGTTDMAPVVIMRPSIITSVLADPLPGWMQGTRTIDTLIIGYAKQNLSCFLADLGLVMDVIPGDMVANAMMAAMVAHSEEAAAVPPPVYHVTSSLRNPVTYSVLYESGRRHFYPNPRVGKDGKVIPTREMRFFPTVAQFHLYMMLTFKLPLEILHLVNLLLCGLFSRLYNDLNRKYKFVMHLVDVYAPFALFKGCFDDMNLERLRLTITMKTPEDHMFNFDTKIIDWDDYFTRIHIPGVLKYLCK
- the LOC8057990 gene encoding fatty acyl-CoA reductase 1 isoform X1 — encoded protein: MAANAEAERQFREDMQENFNLMFARMNDLGKIQQEMKSDMTNTTTRLTKCLDDQKLVAQQVLANGDAISQLIQRERPTPPQSVNNSSGLSKEEDVDSFQNEFATGSGPSHRRHRGSHRHHRPHNDRNSMPHHAIPKMQFPFFDGTQPKIWLDKCTRYFKIYNMEKKLWVEAASMHLQENAAKWWQVYQLQHPDVKWKKFAEDIQSKFGNDDHRSAMSELLDLRQTTTVEDYASQFQSLQYDVTMHEGHDDPVFFATQFVKGLREDIRAVVEPQVPTTVDRAVIIAKIQQKVVDRSKLKGPAKPMAPKPFAAKPEAKQATTYTNLWRDKQLRDYRKANNLCYSCGEKYEPGHAEVCSKRVLVEKILRVQPDVNKIYLLVRGTNESSAKQRVQQEVIGTDLFGKLREKHGDVFQQFIQDKIVALPGDIICDNLGLETPKLETLAKDIDIIVNIAATTNFYERYDVSLDVNVMGVKHLCQFAQQCSNLKMFMHVSTAYVCGDRDGLILENPIQPGESRREGRYLDVDAELRLVSEAKKELMADASRHELKTTETKAMKELGLQRARHFGWSNTYVFTKAMGEMLLLEELQLRGTTDMAPVVIMRPSIITSVLADPLPGWMQGTRTIDTLIIGYAKQNLSCFLADLGLVMDVIPGDMVANAMMAAMVAHSEEAAAVPPPVYHVTSSLRNPVTYSVLYESGRRHFYPNPRVGKDGKVIPTREMRFFPTVAQFHLYMMLTFKLPLEILHLVNLLLCGLFSRLYNDLNRKYKFVMHLVDVYAPFALFKGCFDDMNLERLRLTITMKTPEDHMFNFDTKIIDWDDYFTRIHIPGVLKYLCK